ttccaacaagttgcCCTTAAAAACCAGAGTTTCACATCAAAAATTAATCAAAGATCATGTTTTAAACGAGCTTCGCAAACCTAACAAATCTAAGATAAGAAGCAGAAGGAAAATCAGCTTGCTaaagtctttgaaatcaacaaagtATTTCCAGGAGACTACAGTAGATTGGGTTGAAGCAGGTTTACAAGTATGCAAACAGGGCCATAATATGCTTAACCTCTTGATCCATAAAAGAGGACTCACATTTTTGCATCTTGATTAtaacttcaatttgaaacCCACGAAGACCTTAACCACTAAAGAACGTAAGCGGTCCAGATTTGGTGGAGCTTTCCATTTGATAAGAGAAATTCTAAGAGCTGTTAAAATGCTTGTCGATGCTCATGTCCAGTTTCGCTTGGGAAACGTCGACTCGTATCAATTGGCTGATGGTATAAATTACATACTAAATCACTTGGGTCAATTGACTGGTATTTACCGGTACAAGTACAGAGTTATGCACCAAATAAGAGCGTGCAAGGACTTGAAACATGTTATTTACTCCAAATTCAACCAAAACATCGGAAAGGGACCTGGTTGCGGAGTTTGGCAACCAGCTTGGAAAATCtggatcaacttcatgagAGGTACAATTCCCTTGTTAGAGAGATGGTTGGGAAACTTATTGGCCAGACAGTTTGagggaagaagaagtaaTGATGTTGCCAAAACGATCACCAAGCAAAGAATGGATTCTTATTACGATCTTGAGTTGAGAGCTCAAGTGATGCACGATATTTTGGATATGATTCCTGAAGGAATCAAGCTGAACAAATCTCGTGttattcttcaacatctcaGTGAAGCTTGGCGATGCTGGAAAGCCAATATTTCCTGGAAAGTTCCTGGACTACCCGAACCCATTGAAAAGATTATTGAAAGATATATTCAAGCAAAAGCTAACAACTGGGTGCAAGTGGCTCACTATAATAGAGATAGAATCAGAAGGGGGGCCACGGTAGAGAAAACAGTcgtgaagaagaatcttggAAGATTAACCAGATTATGGCTTAAGAATGAACAGCAAAGACAAATTGAGtttgccaaagaaggtCCTTTCATTAATCCTGATGAAGGAATTACAATCTTCCAAACAATGGTTCATTGGCTAGAAGGTAGACAATTCAGTCCCATTCTTTTCCCACCGTTATCATATAAGCACGATACGAAGCTTTTGGTCTTAGCTTTagaaaacttgaaagaaagcTACAGTGCTGGTGCCACCTTGAATTCTGCTCAGAGAGAGGAGTTGGCTCTCATTGAGCAGGCGTACGATAATCCTCATGAATGTCTTGGAagaatcaagaagttcttaTTGACTCAGAGAATCTTCAAGGAAGCGGGTCTTGAGATGATGGACTATTACACACATTTGGTTCCCACTTATGCGATAGACccattggaaaagatcaCAGATGCTTATTTAGATCAATACTTGTGGTACGAAGCTGAAAAGAGACAACTTTTCCCTAACTGGGTAAAGCCaagtgatgatgaaattcCTCCACTTTTGGTTTATAAATGGTCCCAAGGTATCAAcaatcttgaagatatttGGAAAACAGAAAATGGTGAATCTAACGTTATGTTGGAAACTTCATTAAGCAAATTTTCTGAAAAAATCGACCTTACATTGCTCAATAGACTATTGAGATTGATAGTTGACCCAAACATTGCTGACTATATGACATCGAAAAACAATATCAACTTAACGTACAAGGATATGAATCATGTGAATCAATATGGATTAATTAGAGGATTGCAGTTTGGTTCATTCGTGTTCCAATTTTATGGTCTTGTGGTTGATCTTTTGATATTGGGACTCGACCGTGCTAACGAGATTGCGGGTCCACCAAATGCTCCTAATaactttcttcaattcaagGATATTGAAACCGAGAAACTGAATCCTATAAGACTCTATTCTCGTTACTTCGATAAAATTCATATTCTATTCCGGTTTGAGGCTGACGAAGCTGACGAATTGATTGGAGATTACTTGACAGAAAATCCAGACCCGAACTTTGAGAATGTGGTTGGCTATAACAACCACAAATGTTGGCCTAAAGATTCCAGAATGAGGTTAATGAGACACGATGTTAACTTGGGACGGGCGGTTCATTGGGAGATATCCAATAGGATACCAAGTTCAGTCACCTCGATTGACTGGAACAATACTTTTGCTTCGGTATATTCGAGAGATAATGCTAATTTACTCTTTTCCATGTGTGGATTTGAGGTTCGGATATTGCCAAAATGTAGAGTTAAAAGctccatttcttcaagagaagGTGTGTGGGATCTTGTGAACCAggaaaccaaagaaagaaccGCCAAGGCATTTTTGCAAGTGAGCTCAGAAGAGATTGACAAATTCCAAAGTCGAATTCGCCAGATTGTAATGTCTTCAGGATCTTCTACTTTCACCAAAGCAGCTGCCAAGTGGAACACCGCATTGATTGCTCTTTTTGCATACTTTAGGGAAGCTATTATTTCGACAGAGCCATTGCTTGATGTTTTGGTTAAATGTGAGACAAAAATCCAGAACAGAGTGAAGTTGGGATTGAATTCTAAAATGCCCTCTCGTTTCCCCCCAGCAGTATTCTACACACCAAAAGAATTAGGAGGTTTGGGGATGATCAGTGCATCTCATATTTTGATTCCAGCATCTGATTTGAGGTGGTCACAACAAACTGACACGGGTATAACTCACTTTAGAGCTGGTCTTACccacgaagaagaaaaaatcATTCCCACCATATTCAGGTATATCACCTCTTGGGAAAATGAGTTCACAGACTCCCAAAGAGTTTGGGCAGAATATGCTATAAAGAGACAGGAAGCCATGGAGCAACACAGGCGGTTGACGTTCGAAGATATGGAAACTAGCTGGGACCGAGGAATCCCAAGAATCAGTACTTTGTTCCAAAAGGATAGACACACTTTGGCTTATGATAAAGGCCATAGAGCCAGAAGAGAATTCAGGCAGTATAGCTTAGCCAGGTTTTCTCCATTTTGGTGGACATCAAATCACCATGATGGTAGGCTATGGAATCTTTCTGCTTATAGAACTGATGTCATCCAAGCTTTGGGTGGAATCGAAACAATTTTGGAACATACATTATTCAGAGGAACTGGGTTTGATTCCTGGGAAGGATTATTCTGGGAAAAGGGTTCTGGTTTTGAAGACACCTTAaaattcaagaagttgactAATGCCCAAAGAACGGGGTTGAGTCAAATTCCAAATAGGAGATTCACTTTATGGTGGTCCCCAACAATTAACAGAGCCAACGTTTATGTTGGGTttttggttcaattggaTTTGACAGGAATTTTCTTACATGGTAAAATTCCCACGTTAAAGATTTCGTTGATTCAAATCTTCAGAGCACATTTGTGGCAGAAGATTCATGAAAGCATTGTCCAAGACATATGTCAAGTATTCGATAAGGAACTCGAAGCATTACAGATCGATACAGTTGAAAAACAGGCTATTCATCCACGTAAGTCTTACAGAATGAACTCATCTACTGCAGATATCGTTCTTGAAGGTACATACAAATGGAATGTTTCCAAGCCTTCGTTATTATTCGATAAAGATGATTCTATGGatgcaacaacaacaaacaAATATTGGATTGATGTTCAATTGAGGTACGGTGACTATGATTCTCATGATATTTCGAGATATACCAGATcaaagtttttggactATACTACTGACAGTACCAGTTCGTATCCAACTCCTACTGGAGCCATGGTTGGAATTGATTTGTCTTACAATATGTATGATGTTTACGGCAACTGGTTCAATGGAATGAAACCTTTGATGCAAACAGCCATGAAGGAAATCATGAAATCTAATCCAGCTTTGTATGTTTTGAGAGAAAGAATCCGGAAGGGGTTACAGTTGTATCAGAACCAACACCGTGAAGCATTTTTGAATTCCACCAACTATGCTGATTTATTCAACAACGATAACCAATTGTTTATTGATGATACCAACGTTTACAGAGTTACTGTTCACAGAACATTCGAAGGTAACTTGGCCACCAAGCCCATTAATGGAGCTGTATTCATGTTGAATCCAAAGACCGGTCAAttattcttgaagatcatACACACCTCGGTTTGGGCTGGTCAAAGGAGATTATCACAATTGGCAAAGTGGAAGACGGCAGAAGAAGTGGCAGCCTTGGTTCGTTCTTTGCCTAAGGAAGAACAACCTAAAAATTTGATCTTGACTCGGAAAGGTATAATGGATCCCTTGGAAGTTCATATGTTGGACTTTCCAAACATTTCTATTAGACAATCTGAGCTTAAGTTGCCCTTTGCCCATGCTTTGAAGAATGACAAATTGGGAGATATTGTATTAAAAGCAAGCGAACCTCAaatgattttgttcaacttatATGACGATTGGTTGGAGAGAGTTTCTTCATACACCGCTTTTTCAAGAGTTATTTTGATATTAAGAGCCTTGGGAATAAGTCAAGAGAGAacaaacttgattttgagaCCCGATGCCTCAATAATTACAGAGGAACATCATATTTGGCCATCTTTCACAGATGAACAGTGGATTGATGTAGAGACACAATTAAGAGATCTTATTCTCAATGATTATGCAAACAAATACAACATCAATATTCAATCGTTGACCAAGTCTGAGATCCGtgatttgattttgggGCAAGACATCAATGCTCCTTCAGCTCAAAGACAACAGATGGCAGACATCGAAGAGAACAAAAAACCTGAAGAAGGGTCCAATGCCAATCAACAATTAACTGCTTTGAAGACAACCACTCAAAATGCCCAAGGGGAAGAAATTGTCACTATTACAACAACCAACTACGAACAACTGTCTTTCATTTCCAGAAACGAATGGAGAAGTAGAGCTATTGAGTCAAATAGCTTGCACTTGAGGACAAAGAATATCTTTGTTTCAAGTGACGAAATAATGGATGATGATAGTACTGTGTATGTGATGCCAAAGAATCTCTTGAGGAAGTTTGTACAGATTTCTGACTCAAGAAGTCAGATCGGTGGTTTTATCTATGGTAAGTCGCCAGATCCCAACTCACCAGTCATAGAAATTCAAAAAATTGTTATGGTCCCTCAATTAGGTAACACCCATTCAATTCAATTCCCAAACGAATCTCCAAGTATCAATGACATAGAATTGCTTGGTTGGATTCATACCCAGTCTACAGATTATAAAGCACTCACACCCGTGGATATCAATACTATCTCCAAATTTGAACGAAACTATCCTTTCTGGAGTAAAGATAAAGTGACTTTAACTGTTGCATTTACTCCTGGGTCTGTGACTTTGTCTTCTTACACATTGAATGAGGAAGGTTATGAGTGGGGCAAGTCAAACAAAGACTTGTTATCCATGTCACCACCAGGATACTCCTCTGCATTTAGTGTTAAGAATCAACTAGTTCTTTCTGACCGAATTGTGGGCTCTTTTATGGTTCCAGATGATAACATTTGGAATTTTGCATTTTTAGGACAACTTTGGAGTGCAAAGAATGAATTTGACTTGAAAGTAGACATTCCATTGCCTTACTACCATGAATTCCATCGACCAATTCATTTCAGTCAattcaatgaaattgaagctAACCCATTAGAGGctgatcaagaagataaCTTCGAGTGAGCAGGTGTATATTATGTATatattttgaatttttcataAGTCATAGTACAAACTAATTTACCAATGTCTGACAGAAATCAAGTGATCCTCAATTTGTATAAGAAGTCTTCTGAAATCGTTCCTGGGGATATTCTCTTTCAAAAGAATCAATTCGAGAGAGTTTTTTCCGTTCATATACTTCAATAAACTGAAAAATATGACAGTCAATTCGGGAGAAAGCTTACATTCTTCTGTGACAACTTTGTTTATCCACCTTCTCTCCAATGCATTTGCTCTAGCCGGGTCAAGAATAATtgtatcttcatcatcttctaaGACAATTTCTGGTCCCTGATTGATATTCTTAATCCCCATTACGATATCATCGATATCTTTTTCATACGAGCTGGGGTTAGAAACATTACTTAAAGAAGGTTTCTCCACTACTTTGGAGGTGTTATCGGTGCCTTGAACTGCCTTTTTTCTTTCAGACGTTTTGAAATTCATATTTAATGCTTCATTTTCCATGTCTTCTTCGACCTTAattttcaccttcttcgACACTTTCAACCATATAAATGTATTTAG
The window above is part of the Yamadazyma tenuis chromosome 4, complete sequence genome. Proteins encoded here:
- the PRP8 gene encoding pre-mRNA-splicing factor 8 (EggNog:ENOG503NU2Q; COG:A; BUSCO:EOG092600NM), which translates into the protein MKPAPPSAASLPRLKSRHRSIDVSEKELQERAKKWIQIQKRRFEPPKQDRKSGIVRANKVEMPPEHLRKIMIDHGDLSTRRVAADKRAHLGSLKYMPHAILRLLENMPQPWEQAKEVRVLYHMTGAITFVNEAPKVIEPVYRAQWAAAWESMRKEKRDRKHFKRMKFPPFDDEEPPLDWLENLEDAEIPDPIDLQLKDEEVTEWIYDDKPFLDDPSVVNGDSYSDWTLNLKKMSKLYRLSKPLLANISDPNYYYLFDKESFITAKSLNLAIPGGPKFEPLYQETKTNSNNDDFTEFDSIDRVIFRQTMRTEYRVAFPYLYNSFVKSVQLSKYHHPINCISNDKEATESDMGFFFSKNFEPIPTGSTTTEDEMHEDDLELPSSIQPFMSRNPLSSQGETEEKDSDDEEENDSDNEEEENDQLTVEPEGTADALLLWFSPFPFNRNNGKTIKAHDVPLIKDLYLSRASNKLPLKTRVSHQKLIKDHVLNELRKPNKSKIRSRRKISLLKSLKSTKYFQETTVDWVEAGLQVCKQGHNMLNLLIHKRGLTFLHLDYNFNLKPTKTLTTKERKRSRFGGAFHLIREILRAVKMLVDAHVQFRLGNVDSYQLADGINYILNHLGQLTGIYRYKYRVMHQIRACKDLKHVIYSKFNQNIGKGPGCGVWQPAWKIWINFMRGTIPLLERWLGNLLARQFEGRRSNDVAKTITKQRMDSYYDLELRAQVMHDILDMIPEGIKSNKSRVILQHLSEAWRCWKANISWKVPGLPEPIEKIIERYIQAKANNWVQVAHYNRDRIRRGATVEKTVVKKNLGRLTRLWLKNEQQRQIEFAKEGPFINPDEGITIFQTMVHWLEGRQFSPILFPPLSYKHDTKLLVLALENLKESYSAGATLNSAQREELALIEQAYDNPHECLGRIKKFLLTQRIFKEAGLEMMDYYTHLVPTYAIDPLEKITDAYLDQYLWYEAEKRQLFPNWVKPSDDEIPPLLVYKWSQGINNLEDIWKTENGESNVMLETSLSKFSEKIDLTLLNRLLRLIVDPNIADYMTSKNNINLTYKDMNHVNQYGLIRGLQFGSFVFQFYGLVVDLLILGLDRANEIAGPPNAPNNFLQFKDIETEKSNPIRLYSRYFDKIHILFRFEADEADELIGDYLTENPDPNFENVVGYNNHKCWPKDSRMRLMRHDVNLGRAVHWEISNRIPSSVTSIDWNNTFASVYSRDNANLLFSMCGFEVRILPKCRVKSSISSREGVWDLVNQETKERTAKAFLQVSSEEIDKFQSRIRQIVMSSGSSTFTKAAAKWNTALIALFAYFREAIISTEPLLDVLVKCETKIQNRVKLGLNSKMPSRFPPAVFYTPKELGGLGMISASHILIPASDLRWSQQTDTGITHFRAGLTHEEEKIIPTIFRYITSWENEFTDSQRVWAEYAIKRQEAMEQHRRLTFEDMETSWDRGIPRISTLFQKDRHTLAYDKGHRARREFRQYSLARFSPFWWTSNHHDGRLWNLSAYRTDVIQALGGIETILEHTLFRGTGFDSWEGLFWEKGSGFEDTLKFKKLTNAQRTGLSQIPNRRFTLWWSPTINRANVYVGFLVQLDLTGIFLHGKIPTLKISLIQIFRAHLWQKIHESIVQDICQVFDKELEALQIDTVEKQAIHPRKSYRMNSSTADIVLEGTYKWNVSKPSLLFDKDDSMDATTTNKYWIDVQLRYGDYDSHDISRYTRSKFLDYTTDSTSSYPTPTGAMVGIDLSYNMYDVYGNWFNGMKPLMQTAMKEIMKSNPALYVLRERIRKGLQLYQNQHREAFLNSTNYADLFNNDNQLFIDDTNVYRVTVHRTFEGNLATKPINGAVFMLNPKTGQLFLKIIHTSVWAGQRRLSQLAKWKTAEEVAALVRSLPKEEQPKNLILTRKGIMDPLEVHMLDFPNISIRQSELKLPFAHALKNDKLGDIVLKASEPQMILFNLYDDWLERVSSYTAFSRVILILRALGISQERTNLILRPDASIITEEHHIWPSFTDEQWIDVETQLRDLILNDYANKYNINIQSLTKSEIRDLILGQDINAPSAQRQQMADIEENKKPEEGSNANQQLTALKTTTQNAQGEEIVTITTTNYEQSSFISRNEWRSRAIESNSLHLRTKNIFVSSDEIMDDDSTVYVMPKNLLRKFVQISDSRSQIGGFIYGKSPDPNSPVIEIQKIVMVPQLGNTHSIQFPNESPSINDIELLGWIHTQSTDYKALTPVDINTISKFERNYPFWSKDKVTLTVAFTPGSVTLSSYTLNEEGYEWGKSNKDLLSMSPPGYSSAFSVKNQLVLSDRIVGSFMVPDDNIWNFAFLGQLWSAKNEFDLKVDIPLPYYHEFHRPIHFSQFNEIEANPLEADQEDNFE